The following proteins come from a genomic window of Ilumatobacter coccineus YM16-304:
- a CDS encoding GGDEF domain-containing protein has product MTATDNELASPPPHGSSPDDRTASKSADAPPSIMDEIEALAALVGETEEQSDSPIPAPTASIARSRPMLTTPVADSTPDETLHARVEPSVVSPASPPDVAAPTDVAAVADDGLLAPAVTPLTIEPLSLEPLSLDSPASDPVVADAIVDPVAPDVVPIEPVRTFPIDADSPLADMPVDATIPMDRLAPGDVLDGLSVPAPPAPPAPPSGSSNTPYPSGVLSDASRLVVLDAMPVAVFLIDSMATIRFANQRTADMLGLTREEFLGRSVLDFVNTADIDFAAELFNVGTRWESQMMGPSRIRYVDSSGQSHWTQVWAQACPEELGIEGYIVSLTSESVRDVLATAVSSVAADDTIDHTLKAIALSARALPLDGIGAVLMPDPSAGDSSTELRMIGDWPIDDKAINALGTPWRKALEEGVACDIDDVAASGLAPAARQLLGEAGVAALFVRPIVDANRTAVGVLVVFRSEAGTASPNQEDHLIDAIRLAGMAFGQKRRRLELETAALRDFLTGVGNRAALNDRLKTERRAADVLFIDLDRFKAVNDTYGHDVGDQVVSMAAGRIENTVRRDDRVYRTGGDEFVVLCEASGDDETERVVLAERIIDRLKEPFAIGDDDIRIGATVGIAAAGDRSLLDTVRAADQALYAAKEQGGAGWAHDET; this is encoded by the coding sequence GTGACCGCAACCGACAACGAACTCGCGTCGCCCCCGCCGCACGGCTCGTCGCCGGACGATCGCACAGCGTCGAAGTCGGCCGACGCGCCGCCGTCGATCATGGACGAGATCGAGGCTCTTGCGGCGCTCGTCGGGGAGACGGAGGAACAGTCGGACTCACCGATCCCCGCTCCGACCGCGTCGATCGCCCGCTCGCGCCCGATGCTGACCACGCCGGTTGCGGATTCGACGCCGGACGAAACGCTCCACGCTCGGGTCGAACCTTCGGTCGTGTCACCCGCGAGCCCGCCCGACGTCGCAGCTCCGACCGACGTCGCGGCCGTCGCCGACGACGGTCTGCTCGCTCCCGCAGTCACTCCGCTCACCATCGAACCGCTGAGCCTCGAACCACTGAGCCTCGACTCGCCGGCGTCCGACCCTGTCGTCGCTGACGCGATCGTCGACCCGGTCGCACCCGATGTCGTGCCGATCGAGCCGGTGCGGACGTTCCCGATCGACGCCGACTCCCCGCTCGCCGACATGCCGGTCGACGCCACGATTCCGATGGATCGCCTCGCCCCGGGCGACGTTCTCGACGGTCTGAGCGTGCCGGCACCGCCTGCACCTCCTGCCCCGCCGAGCGGGTCGTCGAACACGCCCTACCCCTCGGGCGTGCTCTCCGACGCCAGCCGGCTCGTCGTGCTCGACGCGATGCCGGTGGCGGTGTTCCTCATCGACTCGATGGCCACGATTCGCTTCGCGAACCAGCGCACCGCCGACATGTTGGGCCTCACACGCGAGGAGTTCCTCGGGCGCAGCGTCCTCGACTTCGTCAACACCGCCGACATCGATTTCGCCGCCGAACTGTTCAACGTCGGAACGCGGTGGGAATCGCAGATGATGGGACCGAGCCGCATCCGGTACGTCGACTCGAGCGGGCAGTCGCACTGGACCCAGGTGTGGGCGCAGGCGTGCCCGGAAGAACTGGGGATCGAGGGATACATCGTCTCGCTCACCAGCGAGTCGGTGCGCGACGTGCTGGCGACCGCCGTCAGCTCGGTCGCCGCCGACGACACCATCGACCACACGCTCAAGGCGATCGCCCTCTCGGCTCGAGCGCTTCCGCTCGACGGCATCGGTGCCGTGCTCATGCCCGATCCGTCGGCTGGCGATTCGTCGACCGAACTCCGCATGATCGGCGACTGGCCCATCGACGACAAGGCGATCAACGCGCTCGGCACGCCGTGGCGAAAGGCGCTCGAAGAAGGCGTCGCCTGCGACATCGACGACGTCGCCGCCTCCGGGCTCGCACCCGCCGCCCGACAGCTGCTCGGAGAAGCCGGTGTCGCCGCGCTCTTCGTGCGCCCGATCGTCGACGCCAACCGGACCGCGGTCGGAGTCCTCGTGGTGTTCCGCTCCGAGGCCGGCACCGCGAGCCCGAACCAGGAAGACCACCTGATCGATGCCATCCGCCTCGCCGGCATGGCGTTCGGTCAGAAGCGTCGTCGACTCGAACTCGAGACCGCTGCGTTGCGCGACTTTCTCACGGGCGTCGGAAACCGCGCCGCACTCAACGACCGCCTCAAGACCGAGCGGCGTGCCGCCGACGTGCTGTTCATCGACCTCGACCGGTTCAAGGCGGTCAACGACACGTACGGACACGACGTCGGCGATCAGGTCGTCTCGATGGCGGCCGGCCGAATCGAGAACACCGTGCGACGTGACGACCGGGTGTATCGCACCGGCGGCGACGAGTTCGTGGTGCTCTGCGAAGCGAGCGGCGACGACGAAACCGAACGCGTCGTGCTCGCCGAGCGCATCATCGACCGCCTGAAGGAGCCCTTCGCGATCGGTGACGACGACATCCGAATCGGCGCGACGGTCGGCATCGCCGCCGCCGGCGACCGGTCATTGCTCGACACCGTTCGGGCCGCCGATCAGGCGCTCTACGCCGCCAAGGAGCAAGGCGGCGCCGGCTGGGCCCACGACGAGACCTGA
- a CDS encoding beta-glucosidase family protein: MIDIDAALNALSLADKCRLVAGETNWRTKAFPEAGIPQLKMSDGPTGIRGEGHGSAGTPGVAVPAGITLGASWDPDLLGEIGDLLGREAVRKRAHVLLGPTVNLHRTPIGGRTFECYSEDPELSGALAASYVRAVQRHDVAVTVKHFVCNDTEIDRMTVDVDVDERPLRELYLRPFERAVKEGGAWGIMTAYNRVAGEFAAQNRRLLTDILRGEWGFDGFAVSDWFGVHEPVGAANAGLTLEMPAPVRVYGDRLLAAIEAGSVTEETVDGLVRDLLGVMNRTKADERNCDEPELSIDDPAERALTRRAAIGGTVLLRNEPIDSSGHPVLPVALDGLASMAVIGPNAVIDRSMGGGSASLTPFDHRTLLDALSDRVGPDTDVRYEPGVRIDRLTPIVRSARLRTPDGADGLRLEYVNGTDWDAPATIDTVTSSSMIRFFGTTPDEIDATAFGARVSGSFVPEIDGPHEIGVVSTGPVTMTARTGDGDPIVVVDDPDMLLPRTREFFGYGSEESVATVECRAGEPVHLEVKWRTSAENGFAALRIGVRPPEPSDLIDRAVAAAAEADVAVVVVGTNDEWETEGFDREVMSLPGRQDELVERVVAANPNTVVVVNAGSPVSMDWAADDHPRPAAAIVTSFFAGQEQAEAMVDVLTGVADPAGRLPITYPQRLADTPAFEHHEPVRSAGRPPQQRYAEGLFIGHRHYEANDVAPRFWLGHGLSYGSVEWSTPTASRTSDTAASLDDSPIVVSLSLTNTSDRDATSVVQCYVAPIAPSVERPVRELKAWAKESLPAQARRDVSIELGSSAFRHWDEESGAWKVEPGEYDIVVATSADPDDEHERLRITIT, translated from the coding sequence GTGATCGACATCGATGCCGCGCTCAACGCCCTCTCGCTCGCCGACAAGTGTCGGCTCGTGGCAGGCGAGACCAACTGGCGCACCAAAGCGTTCCCCGAGGCCGGGATTCCACAGCTCAAGATGAGCGATGGTCCCACCGGGATCCGCGGCGAAGGACACGGGTCGGCCGGAACCCCGGGCGTGGCGGTGCCCGCGGGCATCACCCTCGGAGCGTCGTGGGACCCCGACCTGCTCGGCGAGATCGGCGACCTGCTCGGACGGGAGGCCGTCCGCAAACGCGCCCACGTGCTGCTCGGCCCGACCGTCAACCTGCACCGCACTCCGATCGGCGGCCGCACCTTCGAGTGCTACTCGGAGGATCCCGAACTGTCGGGCGCACTCGCAGCGAGCTACGTCCGGGCCGTGCAGCGTCACGACGTCGCCGTGACCGTCAAGCACTTCGTGTGCAACGACACCGAGATCGATCGCATGACGGTCGACGTCGATGTCGATGAGCGGCCGCTCCGCGAGCTCTACCTGCGCCCGTTCGAACGAGCGGTGAAGGAAGGCGGCGCGTGGGGCATCATGACCGCGTACAACCGCGTCGCCGGTGAGTTCGCCGCACAGAACCGACGGCTGCTGACCGACATCCTGCGAGGCGAGTGGGGCTTCGACGGGTTCGCCGTGTCGGACTGGTTCGGCGTGCACGAACCCGTCGGAGCCGCCAACGCCGGACTGACCCTCGAGATGCCCGCCCCGGTGCGGGTGTACGGCGATCGGCTGCTCGCCGCGATCGAGGCCGGATCGGTCACCGAGGAGACGGTCGATGGCCTCGTCCGCGACCTGCTCGGTGTGATGAACCGCACGAAGGCCGACGAGCGGAACTGTGACGAGCCCGAACTGTCGATCGACGACCCGGCCGAGCGAGCACTCACGCGCCGAGCGGCGATCGGCGGCACCGTGCTGCTGCGCAACGAGCCGATCGATTCGAGCGGCCACCCGGTCCTGCCGGTCGCGCTCGACGGACTCGCGTCGATGGCGGTCATCGGCCCCAACGCGGTGATCGACCGGTCGATGGGTGGGGGCTCGGCGAGCCTCACGCCGTTCGACCACCGGACGCTCCTCGACGCGTTGAGCGACCGAGTCGGGCCCGACACCGACGTCCGCTACGAGCCGGGGGTGCGCATCGACCGACTCACTCCGATCGTGCGCAGCGCCCGGCTCCGCACTCCCGACGGCGCCGACGGGCTCCGCCTCGAATACGTCAACGGCACCGACTGGGACGCACCGGCCACCATCGACACCGTCACCTCCAGCTCGATGATCCGCTTCTTCGGGACCACGCCCGACGAGATCGACGCCACGGCGTTCGGCGCCCGCGTCAGCGGATCGTTCGTTCCCGAGATCGACGGCCCCCACGAGATCGGCGTGGTCTCGACCGGTCCGGTCACGATGACCGCCCGCACCGGCGACGGTGACCCGATCGTGGTCGTCGACGACCCCGACATGCTCCTGCCACGCACTCGCGAGTTCTTCGGGTACGGCAGCGAGGAGTCGGTCGCCACCGTCGAGTGCCGCGCCGGTGAGCCGGTGCACCTCGAGGTCAAGTGGCGGACCTCCGCCGAGAACGGCTTCGCAGCACTGCGCATCGGCGTCCGCCCGCCCGAGCCCAGCGATCTCATCGACCGGGCGGTCGCCGCCGCAGCCGAGGCCGACGTCGCCGTCGTGGTGGTGGGCACCAACGACGAGTGGGAGACCGAGGGGTTCGACCGCGAAGTCATGAGCCTGCCCGGACGACAAGACGAACTCGTCGAGCGGGTCGTCGCCGCCAACCCGAACACGGTCGTGGTGGTCAACGCCGGCTCCCCGGTCTCGATGGACTGGGCGGCCGACGATCATCCTCGTCCGGCGGCTGCGATCGTCACGTCGTTCTTCGCCGGTCAGGAGCAAGCGGAGGCGATGGTCGACGTGCTCACCGGTGTCGCCGACCCGGCGGGTCGCTTGCCGATCACGTACCCCCAGCGCCTTGCCGACACGCCGGCCTTCGAACACCACGAGCCGGTGCGCTCGGCCGGCCGCCCACCGCAGCAGCGCTACGCCGAAGGGCTCTTCATCGGCCATCGTCACTACGAAGCGAACGATGTCGCGCCGCGCTTCTGGCTCGGACACGGGCTGAGCTACGGCTCGGTCGAGTGGAGCACGCCGACCGCGTCACGCACGAGCGACACCGCGGCGTCGCTCGACGACTCCCCCATCGTCGTCTCGCTGTCGCTGACCAACACCTCAGACCGCGACGCCACCTCGGTGGTCCAGTGCTACGTCGCCCCGATCGCTCCGTCGGTCGAACGGCCCGTCCGTGAGCTGAAGGCGTGGGCCAAGGAGTCATTGCCGGCCCAGGCCCGTCGCGACGTCTCGATCGAGCTCGGCAGCTCCGCATTCCGCCACTGGGACGAGGAATCGGGCGCATGGAAGGTCGAGCCCGGCGAGTACGACATCGTCGTGGCGACCAGCGCCGATCCTGACGACGAGCACGAACGCCTGCGCATCACGATCACCTGA
- a CDS encoding DNA-methyltransferase: protein MGTSTSEFGVSKRESHDSTDFYARFAPPEISEDDELGAPAQLDTIHVGDARDMSKVPDASVALVVTSPPYFAGKAYETALGEGHIPADYVEYLEMLRSVFAECLRTLQPGGRLAVNVANLGRKPYRSLAADVTTILQDDLRMLLRGEVIWQKQRGASGSCAWGSYQSPANPVLRDTTERVIIASKGRFDRVGRGDDGSGGDGAATIPGDEFMEATLDVWEIPAESATRVGHPAPFPVALAERCLHLFTYEGDVVLDPFMGSGTTAVAAKRTGRSFIGYDTERSYVRQAIERVESLAPTDLPDRRTVKDMARSLLADCGFETLDDNPRIAPGVTVSVRGQRADGVSQLFEFGGVHTPSRPGMTRVEAVWKTIAKASILRESGSGESLIVLTSGTVRGGPLSTVTGEGKPIAAVIDMTLDDAAERLMAAVEEVRSRG, encoded by the coding sequence ATGGGAACCTCGACGTCGGAATTCGGTGTCAGCAAGCGCGAGTCGCACGACTCGACCGACTTCTACGCGCGCTTCGCGCCGCCCGAGATCAGCGAAGACGACGAGCTCGGCGCACCTGCGCAGCTCGACACGATCCACGTCGGCGACGCGCGTGACATGTCGAAGGTGCCCGACGCGTCGGTCGCCCTCGTCGTCACGTCACCGCCGTACTTCGCCGGCAAGGCGTACGAGACCGCACTGGGCGAGGGCCACATCCCCGCCGACTACGTCGAGTACCTCGAGATGTTGCGGTCGGTGTTCGCCGAGTGCCTGCGCACGCTGCAACCCGGTGGTCGACTCGCGGTGAACGTGGCCAACCTGGGTCGCAAGCCGTACCGCAGTCTCGCCGCCGACGTCACGACGATTCTCCAGGACGACCTGCGGATGTTGCTGCGTGGCGAGGTCATCTGGCAGAAGCAGCGCGGCGCCAGCGGTTCGTGCGCGTGGGGGTCGTATCAGTCTCCCGCCAACCCGGTGCTGCGCGACACGACCGAACGGGTGATCATCGCGAGCAAGGGACGGTTCGACCGCGTCGGTCGCGGCGACGACGGAAGCGGTGGAGACGGGGCCGCCACGATCCCGGGCGACGAGTTCATGGAAGCCACGCTCGACGTGTGGGAGATTCCGGCCGAGAGCGCGACGCGTGTCGGACACCCGGCGCCGTTCCCGGTCGCGCTCGCCGAGCGGTGTCTGCACCTCTTCACGTACGAAGGCGATGTCGTGCTCGACCCGTTCATGGGGTCGGGGACGACCGCGGTCGCAGCGAAGCGGACCGGTCGCAGCTTCATCGGCTACGACACCGAACGTTCCTACGTCCGCCAGGCCATCGAACGCGTCGAGTCGCTCGCTCCCACCGATCTTCCCGACCGGCGGACCGTCAAGGACATGGCTCGCTCGCTGCTCGCCGACTGCGGGTTCGAGACGCTCGACGACAACCCGCGGATCGCTCCCGGCGTCACGGTGAGCGTGCGCGGGCAGCGCGCCGATGGTGTGTCGCAACTCTTCGAGTTCGGTGGCGTGCACACGCCGTCGCGACCCGGCATGACTCGCGTCGAAGCCGTGTGGAAGACGATCGCCAAGGCGTCGATCCTGCGCGAGAGCGGCAGCGGTGAATCGCTCATCGTGCTCACGTCGGGCACGGTTCGCGGCGGCCCGTTGTCGACCGTCACCGGTGAGGGCAAGCCGATCGCCGCGGTCATCGACATGACGCTCGACGACGCCGCCGAGCGTCTGATGGCGGCGGTCGAAGAAGTCCGTTCGCGCGGCTGA
- a CDS encoding alpha-amylase family glycosyl hydrolase yields MTQHSEHWWSEAVVYQVYVRSFADGNGDGVGDLDGIRRRLDHIASLGVDAIWLNPCYPSPQRDHGYDVADYYSIHEEYGTLDTFDALLADARDHGIKILMDLVPNHCSNEHEWFQAALAAAPGSPERARFYFRDGKPLGDDPHGAPPNNWMAAFGGPAWYRVGDTAQWYLGTFTPHQPDFDHTNTDVQEMFADVLEFWFDRGVEGFRVDAITPVGKHPDLPDQPPVPEGTALLQVTWENEYSVFREEGHAVWRQFRNTIDEYEQRHPGRDLMMVAEAYMTDRPGLMGRFVNTEQFHAAFAFDLLLAPWVKAPIEHAITETLRLLELGSPPTWTLNNHDVQRIVTRLGRATAADESSASNNALETENSTVDVTTGTRRARAMISLVMAMPGSLYLYMGEELGLPEVLDIPDDRREDPVFFQTNGERLGRDGCRVPLPWTTDEATSFGFSAVADGQAEAPEPWLPQPSWWGQFAVTELDSDDDSTLALYRELLAARREHALPQGTAAHLVDLGPGLVAVRRGDLVVVTNVTDAPIALDMTDDHLEIATPMFASAPAEMHTPGVIPPDSTIWFVS; encoded by the coding sequence ATGACGCAGCACTCCGAGCACTGGTGGTCCGAGGCCGTGGTGTACCAGGTCTACGTACGTTCGTTTGCCGACGGCAACGGTGACGGCGTCGGCGACCTCGACGGCATCCGCCGACGACTCGACCACATCGCCTCCCTCGGCGTCGACGCCATCTGGCTCAACCCGTGCTACCCGTCGCCGCAACGAGACCACGGCTACGACGTCGCCGACTACTACTCGATCCACGAGGAGTACGGGACGCTCGACACGTTCGACGCGCTGCTCGCCGACGCCCGCGACCACGGCATCAAGATCCTCATGGATCTGGTGCCCAACCACTGTTCGAACGAACACGAGTGGTTCCAGGCCGCGCTCGCCGCTGCGCCCGGGAGCCCCGAACGCGCTCGGTTCTACTTCCGCGACGGCAAACCGCTCGGCGACGACCCCCACGGTGCGCCGCCCAACAACTGGATGGCGGCGTTCGGCGGTCCTGCGTGGTACCGAGTCGGCGACACCGCGCAGTGGTATCTCGGAACCTTCACTCCCCACCAGCCCGACTTCGACCACACCAACACCGACGTGCAGGAGATGTTCGCCGACGTCCTCGAGTTCTGGTTCGACCGCGGCGTCGAGGGGTTCCGTGTCGATGCGATCACCCCTGTCGGCAAGCACCCCGACCTCCCCGATCAGCCACCCGTCCCCGAAGGCACGGCGCTCCTTCAGGTCACCTGGGAGAACGAGTACTCGGTGTTCCGCGAGGAAGGCCATGCGGTGTGGCGCCAGTTCCGCAACACCATCGACGAGTACGAGCAGCGCCACCCGGGCCGCGACCTCATGATGGTCGCCGAGGCCTACATGACCGATCGCCCCGGCCTCATGGGTCGATTCGTCAATACCGAGCAGTTCCACGCCGCCTTCGCGTTCGACCTGTTGTTGGCCCCGTGGGTCAAGGCTCCGATCGAGCACGCCATCACCGAGACCCTCCGGCTCCTCGAGCTCGGTTCCCCGCCGACGTGGACGCTCAACAACCACGATGTCCAGCGCATCGTCACCCGCCTCGGCCGAGCGACGGCCGCCGACGAGAGCAGCGCGTCGAACAACGCGCTCGAGACCGAGAACAGCACGGTCGACGTCACGACCGGCACGCGGCGAGCCAGGGCCATGATCAGCCTGGTGATGGCGATGCCCGGCTCGTTGTACCTGTACATGGGCGAAGAACTCGGTCTTCCCGAGGTGCTCGACATCCCCGACGATCGCCGCGAAGATCCGGTGTTCTTCCAGACGAACGGCGAACGGCTCGGCCGCGACGGTTGCCGGGTGCCGCTCCCGTGGACCACCGACGAAGCGACGTCGTTCGGCTTCTCGGCCGTCGCCGATGGCCAGGCCGAGGCCCCCGAACCCTGGTTGCCGCAGCCGTCGTGGTGGGGACAGTTCGCCGTCACCGAACTCGACTCCGACGACGACTCGACGCTCGCGCTCTACCGCGAACTGCTCGCCGCCCGCCGAGAGCACGCGCTGCCGCAGGGAACTGCCGCACATCTCGTCGACCTCGGTCCGGGTCTCGTCGCCGTGCGCCGCGGCGACCTCGTCGTCGTCACCAACGTCACCGATGCCCCGATCGCGCTCGACATGACCGACGACCATCTCGAGATCGCGACCCCGATGTTCGCGTCGGCGCCCGCCGAGATGCACACGCCAGGGGTCATCCCGCCCGACAGCACCATCTGGTTCGTCAGCTGA
- the mftD gene encoding pre-mycofactocin synthase MftD (MftD, an enzyme found in the mycofactocin biosynthesis locus, performs an oxidative deamination of 3-amino-5-[(p-hydroxyphenyl)methyl]-4,4-dimethyl-2-pyrrolidinone (AHDP). The resulting compound, now called pre-mycofactocin (PMFT), is a biologically active redox cofactor that can oxidize the non-exchangeable NADH of TIGR03971 family SDR-type oxidoreductases.), with product MENPWFNPWFESIAVAQKRAKRRLPKSVYGALIAGSERGLTMNDNMSAFDELGVRPVTAGQSASRDMATEVMGQPISMPVLISPTGVQAVHPDGEVAVARAAAARGVAMGLSSFASKPMAEVIDANPQTFFQIYWAGGRDEMVARLARAKEAGAVGAILTLDWSFVHSRDWGSPPIPASIDLMTMLRHGPEVALRPRWLLDWVRSGALPALGVPNFPTDPSAPVPGFFEAYGVWMGTPPPTWDDIAWLREQWDGPFMVKGIARADEARRAVDAGATAISVSTHGGNNLDGAPAPIRVLPEVVAAVGDQVEVLMDGGIRRGSDVVKAVALGAKAVLIGRAYLWGLAANGQAGVENVLDVLRMGIDSYLLGMGKSSIAELSPDDLVIPDDFSPPPAD from the coding sequence GTGGAGAATCCCTGGTTCAACCCCTGGTTCGAGTCGATCGCCGTGGCGCAGAAGCGCGCCAAGCGGCGCCTGCCGAAGTCGGTGTACGGCGCGCTGATCGCCGGATCCGAGCGCGGACTGACCATGAACGACAACATGTCGGCCTTCGACGAACTCGGTGTCCGGCCGGTCACCGCCGGTCAGTCGGCGAGCCGCGACATGGCAACCGAGGTGATGGGCCAGCCGATCTCGATGCCCGTCCTGATCTCGCCGACCGGCGTGCAAGCCGTGCATCCCGACGGCGAAGTCGCCGTCGCTCGGGCGGCCGCCGCCCGGGGCGTGGCGATGGGGCTGAGCTCGTTCGCATCGAAGCCGATGGCCGAAGTGATCGACGCCAACCCGCAGACGTTCTTCCAGATCTACTGGGCGGGAGGGCGCGACGAGATGGTCGCTCGCCTCGCGCGTGCCAAGGAAGCCGGAGCCGTCGGCGCGATCCTCACGCTCGACTGGTCGTTCGTCCACAGCCGTGACTGGGGCAGCCCGCCGATTCCGGCGAGCATCGACCTGATGACCATGCTTCGGCACGGTCCCGAAGTCGCGCTGCGTCCGCGTTGGCTCCTCGACTGGGTCCGATCCGGTGCACTGCCGGCCCTCGGCGTGCCGAACTTCCCGACCGATCCGAGTGCTCCGGTGCCCGGCTTCTTCGAGGCGTACGGCGTCTGGATGGGCACGCCGCCGCCGACGTGGGACGACATCGCCTGGCTGCGCGAGCAGTGGGATGGTCCGTTCATGGTGAAGGGCATCGCCCGCGCCGACGAAGCCCGCCGAGCGGTCGACGCCGGTGCCACCGCGATCTCCGTGTCGACGCACGGCGGCAACAACCTCGACGGTGCCCCGGCTCCGATTCGCGTGCTGCCCGAAGTGGTCGCCGCGGTCGGCGATCAGGTCGAAGTGCTGATGGACGGTGGCATCCGTCGCGGGAGCGACGTGGTGAAGGCGGTCGCGCTCGGGGCGAAGGCCGTGCTGATCGGACGTGCCTACCTGTGGGGCCTCGCAGCCAACGGGCAGGCGGGTGTCGAGAACGTGCTCGACGTGTTGCGGATGGGCATCGACTCGTACCTGCTCGGCATGGGCAAGTCGTCGATCGCCGAGCTCTCGCCCGACGACCTCGTCATCCCCGACGACTTCAGCCCGCCCCCCGCCGACTGA
- a CDS encoding cyclic nucleotide-binding domain-containing protein, which produces MTTNILDTLAELDLFADLSKKEIKSVRQRMTPMSVTAGTELITEGEIGREAFIITDGEATIWRRGRLVTTVGPGTVLGEMAVLTGITRTATVRAETDLELQMLSRREFFGLLDESPTMTRKLLVSTINRLQELEPGLLQ; this is translated from the coding sequence ATGACCACCAACATTCTCGACACGCTCGCCGAGCTCGACCTCTTCGCCGACCTGTCGAAGAAGGAGATCAAGTCGGTACGCCAGCGGATGACACCGATGTCGGTCACGGCCGGAACCGAGCTGATCACCGAAGGTGAGATCGGGCGCGAGGCGTTCATCATCACCGACGGCGAGGCGACGATCTGGCGTCGCGGTCGTCTCGTCACCACGGTCGGCCCCGGCACCGTGCTCGGCGAGATGGCCGTCCTCACCGGCATCACGCGCACCGCAACGGTCCGCGCCGAGACCGACCTCGAACTCCAGATGCTCTCTCGCCGCGAGTTCTTCGGTCTGCTCGACGAGTCACCGACGATGACCCGCAAGCTCCTGGTGTCGACGATCAACCGACTCCAAGAACTCGAACCCGGCCTCCTCCAGTAA
- a CDS encoding SDR family NAD(P)-dependent oxidoreductase gives MAETVGVLDRGHVAVITGGASGIGLAVAEQLIERGMRVVLADIDEPKLRDVEARLTEAGADVTGVICDTADESSVTDLAEAVLSKYGAAHLLFNNAGIAGVGDAWTGDMSLWHRVVGINLYGVVHGIRSFLPIMTEQGIGHIVNTASIAGLIAVPGLGPYNATKHGVVAISEGLFIELGVTESPVGVSVLCPGFVKTDLMDDEPASVESPVGALVGAALVEGVDGGIPATDVATAVVSAVDDGQFWILTHDDSRQPPIERMQRAASQTNPPLIGEN, from the coding sequence ATGGCTGAGACTGTTGGGGTACTCGACCGCGGGCATGTTGCGGTGATCACAGGTGGAGCGAGCGGGATCGGACTCGCTGTCGCCGAGCAGCTCATCGAGCGTGGCATGCGCGTTGTGCTCGCCGACATCGACGAACCGAAGCTGCGCGACGTCGAAGCTCGGCTCACCGAAGCAGGCGCCGACGTCACCGGCGTCATCTGCGACACCGCCGACGAATCATCGGTGACCGACCTCGCCGAGGCGGTGCTGTCGAAGTACGGCGCCGCTCATCTGCTCTTCAACAACGCCGGCATCGCCGGAGTCGGAGATGCCTGGACCGGCGACATGAGCCTCTGGCATCGGGTGGTCGGCATCAACCTCTACGGCGTCGTGCACGGCATCCGCTCGTTCCTGCCGATCATGACCGAGCAGGGCATCGGCCACATCGTCAACACCGCTTCGATCGCCGGGCTCATCGCCGTGCCCGGGCTCGGGCCGTACAACGCCACCAAACACGGAGTCGTCGCGATCAGCGAAGGGCTGTTCATCGAGCTCGGTGTCACCGAGTCGCCGGTCGGGGTGAGCGTGCTCTGCCCCGGCTTCGTCAAGACCGACCTGATGGACGACGAGCCGGCCTCGGTCGAGAGTCCCGTCGGGGCACTCGTCGGTGCGGCGCTCGTCGAGGGCGTCGACGGAGGCATTCCCGCGACCGATGTCGCCACCGCTGTGGTCAGCGCTGTCGACGACGGGCAGTTCTGGATCCTCACGCACGACGACAGTCGTCAACCACCAATCGAACGCATGCAGCGAGCTGCGTCGCAGACCAATCCACCGCTGATCGGGGAGAACTGA